The Salvia splendens isolate huo1 chromosome 20, SspV2, whole genome shotgun sequence nucleotide sequence gagctGTTATTGTGAAGCCAAGCCATAATAGCTTTACTGTATCctaaaataaacttattttcGACATCCATAACAAAACGTAGTGTCTCAATAATTTATAAGTTGTTGGATAGAGGGATAAAAGaacacaataaattaaaaattcataaaCATTTGTTTTGTACAAAAAACTATATTGTTTACTTGCTCTCTCGTCCATCAATTCAACCGATAGTATTCAACATTGTTTTAAGATTTCCTAAAAATATAGTATAAgtgattttataaaaatatatttataaattgggATATTGGTGCCTAATATCATACAACTTTCAAAATGTTTGGGTTTTTTAATGAACTTTCAActtgacatataatatcacgaactttacatGAGTTTAACGGTCATTTTTCACAagtaaataatatcatgatatgAACTTTTTTTTCCGTAATTTCTCAACAACAATATCGAAagcttcaagtttttcaatctgtgaggatagtttttcttgaagcacaccctaCAAAATTATTCTGAATTTTGTAAAATACCTTAgttgtttttataaaaattcTTATTCGTTTTATAGTAAATATcttaactttttattttaataattcagAATACTTTATTAGAAAATATTTGTAGTGCCAAAAAGAAAAGCAAAGGCCCATACTCCCTTAGCCCATGTTGGGTATAATGAGTTTGATGGCCCAATTCAACAGAGGCTATGAAGTCTATTAAACAAGTAAGTGGAAAATCAAATAAGTGGagtaattgataaataaaaatatttaaaaattaataatattattatattttgttacatACTCAATATTTGTAGTAGGAGTAGTAGGAGTATCATCTAGTATCATCATCATTTCTATCGTcttgaaaaaattaaaagttttaGACCATCGTGATTTTAATGCTCTTGATAAAACATGAAATTGGCAAATTATTGAGCCAAATTAAACTTAGACAACAATTAATGATTGGAATATATATGATGTATATTCGCGTTAAATGCGTTTCGATATTAAGTTCAAAATCTTTGCAAAAATATTTTGTAACAAGCATGATGAAATTTGAATATTCcacaatatatttataaaatctgCGAAAGGCACGCGCTAAATGACGAGCGTGAGGGTAGACACTCCACACGACATTAGTAAAAGTGGACCCCATCTGGAAATCTATCAAACTCCTTTTTATATGTGgaattcatttcttttttcccaATTTATTTCCCCAGAATTTAGCAATCAAATTTCAATCTCAAGTCAAGGCCCCTTTCTCTCTCAAAAGTGCTGCGCTACAGCATATGTATTTGAATGTAAGAatagagtagagagagaaataagTGATTGACTGCGGTGAATGTAAGTCAGCTCTTAACCTGGCAAGAATCCATTTTTGTAGTCGACATAAATTAATCAATTCGAGGAAAAGAGATTCTGAGAATTTGTAGTTTTCTGATTTTTATATAGCTGTGTTTTGCTTCTACTGTGAAAGTCGCACTCAAAATCGTCACATAATTACATTGGACTTTGTTGTTTGTTTGGACTTTGGAGTTTTCACACAACCGAAAAGGTTGTCTTTTTATGAGTACTATTTTCAACATATTCCGCAGCCAATATTACAGAATAGGGAAAAGGGCCTTTTAAAAGAGGTGTTTGATTAGAAAAGGGGGCTATATAGATTTGATTGAGAGAGAGATTTTATTTTCATGCCACTTTACTACTGTATATATTTTGCTGAGATAGTGAAAAACCTAGAATGTTCAACTTCATTAGAAAGATTTTGGTTTTTGAAGGAGTTTTGATCTTTATGAGAGAGAGTTTGTTGTGTGTAAGGAAGCTCCGTTGTCATCTACCAACCTCGTTTAGGTGTTCTTAAATTTTCTGGGGTTTTGGTTGGTGAATAAGTCCATGTATTGAGTAGCCAAATTCAATAGAATTTTGGTGTATTGTAATAACTATTTACAGCTCATAAACTCATTTATGGAGGATGGCTTCTGCACGCTCAACTAGAAAGATGAGAGAAGGGGCATTTTGCTAGTTTATTTGAAAGACTAGTGGAGTAGTAGTTTGGAGTAGTGAATTCTATCTTCCACCTTCTTAGATGAACAGCTTTGGGGGATTTCCTAGTAAAAGTAGAAGCCTTGTTAGTGAGGCTAGCGGTGGAGAGAAAATGGTTGCTGATGGCTTTTCTTCATACAATAATATTGCTATGTCTCTCCAATCATCTTATTCTCAACCTTTGTTTACCACTCCTCCCCTCTCTATTGCCATTGTATGCATTCTTCTCTCTAACTGTTtctctctctgtgtgtgtgAATCAATTTTTGGTCTATGATTCATGTTGTTCTATGTATTATTCTCTACCTTTGTTTACCACTCTTCTCTCTcattgtgtttgtgcttgtgtgaATCAGTTTTTGGCTCTAGGATTTATGTTTTTCTATAGTTTGAGATGCTTATCAACTCTATTGTTGTTATTGATGTGATATGGTTATGTTTTTTTGTTGAGGCAGCCCAAGATGGAGAATCTTGGGGAGATGGGCTTGTTAAGAGGAAGTCATAATAGTAGTTTAATCGGTAGATTGAGGGAGGATGAGCTCGAGAGCGAAGGTGGATCGGGAGATGACGACAATGCCACTCGTAATAAAtcatccaaaaagaaaaaataccATAGGCACACTCCATTCCAAATTCAAGAGCTCGAAGCGTAAGCTTAGATCCCTTTTCTCCCTATAAATCGGTTGTCTAGTTTGACATGTATATCAACTTGATGATGTGAAGTGCtattaatttctgaatttttgtGCATTATAGTTCTTTCAAGGATAATCCGCATCCGGATGAGAAGTCAAGATTAGAACTTGGGAAGAGACTAGGCTTGGATGCTAAGCAAGTCAAATTTTGGTTTCAGAATAGAAGAACCCAAATGAAGGTAAGTTGCCAATGTAGTACTTATGTCACACTTAAcgcatttgttttttttatcgaaTTGCTTAGCTAGTGACGTGCATTACTGATTTAACTGTGATGATCAAGACTCAATTAGAGCGCCATGAGAATTCGATTCTGAAGCACGAGAATGACAAGCTCCGAATCGAGAACATTACCATGAGAGAAGCCATGAGGAACCCAATGTGTGAGAATTGTGGCAGTCCGGCCATTCTCGGAGACGTACCTGTTGAGCAGCATCATCTTATGATTGAGAATGCGAGGCTGAAGGACGAACTCGCTCGACTACACCACCTAGGAGGCAAGTTCTTGGGCAGGAGTAATGGTTCCATGCCACCATTCACGAGCAACTCAAGTTTGGATCTCTCGGTCGGAAGAAATGGATTTACTGGGCTGAACTCTTTGGATCATGGGATTCCTTTGGGACTTGATTTTGGCAATAGGATGTCAAATTCCTTTCCTGCTATGCCACCAAATGGGAACATGATCAACTTCAGCGATAAATCCTTGTTTCTAGAGCTTGCGATGGCGGGAGTTGATGAGCTGATAAAGTTAGCCCAGCTCGATAGCCCTCTTTGGTTTCGGAGTTTGGAGGGAGATGGAGAATCTTTGAATCTTGAGGAGTATACAAAGATGTTTTCTCCTTGTATTGGTGTAAAGCCTAGTGATTTTGCAACTGAAGCGACACGAGCTACTTGTAACGTTATGATCAACAGCACGCAACTCGTGGAGGCGTTGATGGACACggtaatttcttttatattaaaAGGATTTATTACTTAATATCAATACCCGACGTTAAAATTATCATTAAATATTATTTCTACCTATATTGAAAGTCATATTTGTGTGTGCTTACTATGTGCAGAAGCAATTGACAGAATTGTTCCCATGGAACATCGGAAGTGCCTCGATTCTTGACATAATTTCTCCCGGGATAGCCGGAAGTAAAAATGGAATGCTGCAACTGGTTTGTTGTTCTTACTTCTCCACCACTTTCCAgcaaaacaaatcagaaaattatagataaaaattCGTTTGTTTTCAGATGCAAGCCGAGTTCCAAATTCCTTCGCCTCTGGTTCCTATCCGTCCAGTGAAGTTCATCCGTTTCTGCAAGCAGCATGGAGAGGACGCGTGGGCTGTGGCTGACGTCTCTGTCGATACATTACTACATGGTATAACTGGAAATGTCCACGTCAGTTGCCGCAGGCTCCCTTCAGGTTGCATCGTACGAGATATGGCGAATGGCTATTCGAAGGTAGTTGATTTTATGGACTTCTGTTCATAATGGTTTTAGTAATTGGACTACAACCTTCTCCTATCAGTGTATAAGTCTCTGAGCCTCttctcctatcaccaattggttttaggatgaaaGCCTATGGATTTCTATCGTGTTATACCATATTATGTTGCTTATACTGCTGATTTAGGTTACGTGGATTGAGCACACTGAGTATGACGAGAACGTTGCGCATCCTCTGTACCGACCATTACTCAGGTCCGGAATCGCCTTTGGCGCGCAGAAGTGGTCATCCAATCTGCGTAGGCAATGTGAACTATTTGCTTCCCTCGCGTCGTCTGCTGCCTTTGGTGTCGATCATTCAGGTATGGATTCGATATGTTTTACGAGTGAATGAGAAGCGGATGATCGTATCTCACACTGTCATTGCAGCACTTTCTCCTAGTGGCAAAAGGAGTATCGTGAAGCTGGCTCAACGAATGACTCGTGGATTCTGTTCTGGGATTTGTTCGACTGTAGACGAGTGGGAGGTGGTCCAGGATGCCGACAACACCAAGCTCATGACAAGGAAGAGCTCTGGCAACAGCGGTGCGCCACCTGGCGTGATCTTGAGTGCTTCAACGACCGTGTGGATGCCCGTATCGCCTCAGCATTTGCTCGACTTCTTACAGGATGAGAAAACCAGGAGCCACTGGGACGTCCTGTCGCAAGATGGCCCGATGCAATCCATGCTTCGTTTCTCCAAGGGCCGGGATCTCAACAACAACATCAGCCTTCTGCGAGCTAGCGTGAGTTTTCCCTGAACGAACCGTACATGCATCGTGCGTTGCCATCCGTTTCGTTTCTGATTCATGTAGTCTCGTATAATACGTGCAGGCTGACGCGAACCAGAGCGACGTGCTGATCTTGCAAGAAACGTGCGGGGATGCGTTGGGAGCCGTGGTGGTTCATGCTGCTGTTCCAGCTGCGGAAATGGATGTGGTAATGAACGGCGGGGACTCTCGTGCAGTGCCCGTCCTGCCGTCCGGATTTGCGATATTTCCGGATTGTTTCCCGGAGGGCGGTGGCAACGAGAGGGGAGGATCGTTGTTGAGCATCGGGTTCCAGATACTGGTGAGCAACCTGCCAGAGGCGCGGCTGACAATGGAGTCAGTGAACACGGTGAAGTCGCTCATTGGTCGGACGCACCGGGGTATAAAAGGCGGGCTCGGGTGCAACTGATTCGGTGGGCAGTAATGTGATCAGTTTGAGTCAAGAACGAACCTTTTGGTGAAGATTTTGGGTCTTTGAAGACGGGTTGTGGTTCGGGTATTGACTCAACAgcttgtgtttgtgtgtgttttgtttggctacaattttatttcagtttttatttTCTCACAATGTAGCTAACTCTCTGTCTATCATAAATTTGTGCATATTACTTTGAATTATCTGTGTTTGATTCAACTTgaaagaacttgtttgattgaGTTGAATGTGATATTATCATGAGATATCAGTGTGCTAATATTTGTAATTGAAGAACAGATTTTTATGTGAAtcacaaaattcaaaagatTCAATTTTGTTACAACCCAAGTAGAGGAGAAACCGAATAAAATGACCCCAATAAAGACAACCACTAATGTCAAAATTTCAGTAATAAACTAACGAGAGGGAGAGAGGTGGATAAAAAAAGTATGCATAATTACATATCATCACCACTCATGCTTTCTAAAAGCAACACAAATTTGTGCTCCCAATAACAATAATGGACCAATGGACCAACCAACATAATCCCATCATTTGTTTTTAAACATTCAAGAATGCACTTTTACATCTACAGTTACCAATCTTGTGACATTTTCTGTGTTTTGCCTGAAGATAATATCTTCACTTCTGAAACTACAGTACTTTAGTTTTTCTTTCACAAAAGTTGGTCTCAgggcatcagcaatggcgcccgtcccggcggacgtccgccattgtgcaaggtCTCGACGGAtacggacaccggagttccgcggcgttccgcggacgtccgtcattgcggagacacgacggacgtccgtgcggacgtaccgattttttaatttttttttgtttaaaagtctatatatacggctcgttgaacttcatttcattcgcaccacttgttttaacaagtttctctctctttaaatttcttttatatatccgtaatagctggtagtggtagtggtcttggtgggcattatgaacacatgatgcggtTGATTCATGCACGTGTGTGGGAGGCAGCGGatagggaggaacaagcggccttggagccgacggtacctcgacccatccatcgtcgatctatagtacctcgggaccacctcgctgcacactgtcggttgtacgaggattacttcACTCCAGAGCCACGATatggggagaacatgttccgaCGGCGTTTTAGaatgcatcgtccgctctttctgcgtatcgtgggcgctttagagcgtcgatacgggtatttcagggtgcgggaggatgcggctggtaaacccggccacacgccgattcagaagtgcactgccgcaatcaggcagttgtcatacggaggcgcggccgacatgttcgacgagtacctctacatcggcgagacgactgcccgcgaggGAAAAGATGACACGTATAAACCGAGAAACAATAAGAGTTTTGAATGGGTAGAAGCAACAAAGACAAGCCAA carries:
- the LOC121781140 gene encoding homeobox-leucine zipper protein ANTHOCYANINLESS 2-like isoform X1; protein product: MNSFGGFPSKSRSLVSEASGGEKMVADGFSSYNNIAMSLQSSYSQPLFTTPPLSIAIPKMENLGEMGLLRGSHNSSLIGRLREDELESEGGSGDDDNATRNKSSKKKKYHRHTPFQIQELEASFKDNPHPDEKSRLELGKRLGLDAKQVKFWFQNRRTQMKTQLERHENSILKHENDKLRIENITMREAMRNPMCENCGSPAILGDVPVEQHHLMIENARLKDELARLHHLGGKFLGRSNGSMPPFTSNSSLDLSVGRNGFTGLNSLDHGIPLGLDFGNRMSNSFPAMPPNGNMINFSDKSLFLELAMAGVDELIKLAQLDSPLWFRSLEGDGESLNLEEYTKMFSPCIGVKPSDFATEATRATCNVMINSTQLVEALMDTKQLTELFPWNIGSASILDIISPGIAGSKNGMLQLMQAEFQIPSPLVPIRPVKFIRFCKQHGEDAWAVADVSVDTLLHGITGNVHVSCRRLPSGCIVRDMANGYSKVTWIEHTEYDENVAHPLYRPLLRSGIAFGAQKWSSNLRRQCELFASLASSAAFGVDHSALSPSGKRSIVKLAQRMTRGFCSGICSTVDEWEVVQDADNTKLMTRKSSGNSGAPPGVILSASTTVWMPVSPQHLLDFLQDEKTRSHWDVLSQDGPMQSMLRFSKGRDLNNNISLLRASADANQSDVLILQETCGDALGAVVVHAAVPAAEMDVVMNGGDSRAVPVLPSGFAIFPDCFPEGGGNERGGSLLSIGFQILVSNLPEARLTMESVNTVKSLIGRTHRGIKGGLGCN
- the LOC121781140 gene encoding homeobox-leucine zipper protein ANTHOCYANINLESS 2-like isoform X2; the encoded protein is MENLGEMGLLRGSHNSSLIGRLREDELESEGGSGDDDNATRNKSSKKKKYHRHTPFQIQELEASFKDNPHPDEKSRLELGKRLGLDAKQVKFWFQNRRTQMKTQLERHENSILKHENDKLRIENITMREAMRNPMCENCGSPAILGDVPVEQHHLMIENARLKDELARLHHLGGKFLGRSNGSMPPFTSNSSLDLSVGRNGFTGLNSLDHGIPLGLDFGNRMSNSFPAMPPNGNMINFSDKSLFLELAMAGVDELIKLAQLDSPLWFRSLEGDGESLNLEEYTKMFSPCIGVKPSDFATEATRATCNVMINSTQLVEALMDTKQLTELFPWNIGSASILDIISPGIAGSKNGMLQLMQAEFQIPSPLVPIRPVKFIRFCKQHGEDAWAVADVSVDTLLHGITGNVHVSCRRLPSGCIVRDMANGYSKVTWIEHTEYDENVAHPLYRPLLRSGIAFGAQKWSSNLRRQCELFASLASSAAFGVDHSALSPSGKRSIVKLAQRMTRGFCSGICSTVDEWEVVQDADNTKLMTRKSSGNSGAPPGVILSASTTVWMPVSPQHLLDFLQDEKTRSHWDVLSQDGPMQSMLRFSKGRDLNNNISLLRASADANQSDVLILQETCGDALGAVVVHAAVPAAEMDVVMNGGDSRAVPVLPSGFAIFPDCFPEGGGNERGGSLLSIGFQILVSNLPEARLTMESVNTVKSLIGRTHRGIKGGLGCN